A genomic segment from Coccinella septempunctata chromosome 3, icCocSept1.1, whole genome shotgun sequence encodes:
- the LOC123309506 gene encoding tetratricopeptide repeat protein 19, mitochondrial-like, translating into MNSVARFVKIFRNSCGIHNRSVFSVCRNNLSQYQGRIKYKENVIIAPLATASLALSSFARNKLKPTTEADVEDNILHLMTLARIALEKGDTDRAEGILQMGLKISEEHKVYLGMPYMYDILSAIAFAKGNLGKAEQLLVNVIEKLLQVGVPESSNHIVDFKLRLARIYSSYKESNLAEIGFRTCLNEQKSKLASGDFSSKTGVLYINILFWYALHKIRMEEYNEAKKMLNAAYEYAYKIEGLSPYQEMVLLYTLADLNMTLEDNIVALEIMQNTILMAKGIGSPDLPKCYVKLAKIYKRMNSPENAKISAVEAAKLAKMFSDQEVYLEANKLIEEINKA; encoded by the coding sequence atgaACTCAGTCGCCAGATTCGTTAAAATATTCCGGAATTCATGTGGCATACATAATAGATCTGTATTTTCCGTCTGTAGAAATAATTTGTCACAGTATCAGGGTCgaataaaatataaagaaaatgtAATCATTGCCCCACTTGCTACAGCTAGTCTCGCTCTTTCAAGTTTCGCTAGGAACAAACTCAAACCAACCACTGAAGCGGATGTGGAAGACAATATACTTCATCTGATGACTTTGGCAAGAATTGCTCTGGAAAAAGGAGATACAGATAGAGCAGAAGGTATATTGCAAATGGGTTTGAAGATAAGTGAAGAACACAAAGTATATTTAGGTATGCCATACATGTACGATATCCTTTCTGCGATTGCTTTCGCCAAAGGAAACCTTGGAAAAGCTGAACAACTTCTTGTGAACGTCATTGAAAAACTACTTCAAGTTGGAGTTCCTGAGAGTAGTAACCACATCGTTGACTTCAAATTGAGGTTAGCAAGAATTTATAGCTCATATAAAGAGAGCAATTTGGCAGAGATAGGTTTCAGAACGTGCTTGAATGAACAAAAAAGTAAATTAGCTTCCGGTGATTTCTCTTCGAAAACTGGCGTTTTGTACATAAACATTTTATTCTGGTATGCTCTCCACAAAATTAGAATGGAAGAATACAACGAagcaaaaaaaatgttgaatgcAGCTTATGAGTACGCTTATAAAATTGAAGGTTTAAGTCCCTATCAAGAAATGGTCCTTCTTTACACATTGGCCGATTTGAATATGACTCTTGAAGATAATATAGTTGCGTTAGAAATCATGCAGAACACTATTCTTATGGCGAAAGGTATAGGTAGTCCAGATTTGCCGAAATGTTACGTAAAATTGGCAAAAATTTATAAAAGAATGAATTCACCAGAAAATGCCAAAATCAGCGCAGTAGAGGCAGCAAAACTGGCTAAGATGTTCAGTGACCAAGAGGTATATCTAGAAGCCAATAAACTCATAGAAGAAATCAATAAAGCATAG